One genomic segment of Arachis duranensis cultivar V14167 chromosome 4, aradu.V14167.gnm2.J7QH, whole genome shotgun sequence includes these proteins:
- the LOC107483068 gene encoding uncharacterized protein LOC107483068 (The sequence of the model RefSeq protein was modified relative to this genomic sequence to represent the inferred CDS: added 85 bases not found in genome assembly), which yields MALKFLNKKGWHTGSLRNIENVWKAEQKHDAEQKKLEELRKQIHEERERNEFRLLQEKAGLVPAQERLDFLYDSGLSVGRSSNNEGFKALEAFPKPDASADAPSSSASASASKQPGALFEDKPQSANDSWRKLHSDPLLMIRQREQEALAKIKNNPVKMAMIKKSVEETERKEKGHSKKEKRKKHHSSKLKRKKHSDSEDDTTERRKRKAGDRDSDRRHHKSLSDSEYDSSEEESKRRKSRFEDKKYKEKMEFDSSEEERRRKSHYEDKKYRERSPNHHHRERKDCNDEAERSPSHHQRHRKDYNGKHDDKNYNKSERYASERQSNSDAPAKRVNNGSLAEPSLNRSAATSHERESNHRRRYVAPKLSEEERAAKLKQMQLAAELHEEQRWKRIKNAEETDAREATQNKNSGGRNFLDDAQKSVYGAAEGGSKSIAESVRRRTHYSQGRSGGEGNAFRR from the exons ATGGCGCTGAAGTTTCTGAACAAGAAGGGATGGCACACGGGCAGCCTCAGGAACATCGAGAACGTTTGGAAGGCAGAGCAGAAGCACGACGCCGAGCAGAAGAAGTTGGAAGAACTTCGAAAGCAGATCCACGAAGAGCGTGAGCGCAACGAGTTCCGACTTCTTCAAGAGAAAGCTGGCCTCGTCCC TGCTCAGGAGAGGTTAGATTTCTTATACGATTCGGGGCTTTCGGTCGGAAGAAGTTCTAATAACGAAGGATTCAAAGCACTTGAAGCTTTTCCCAAACCCGATGCTTCAGCTGATGCGCCTTCTTCTTCTGCCTCTGCTTCTGCTTCTAAG CAACCTGGAGCTTTGTTTGAAGACAAACCGCAGTCTGCGAATGATTCTTGGAGGAAGCTCCACTCTGATCCTTTGCTTATGATTCGCCAGCGTGAGCAGGAGGCGCTTGCTAAGATCAAGAACAACCCTGTCAAGATGGCTATGATTAAAAAATCA GTTGAAGAAACAGAACGCAAGGAGAAAGGTCacagcaaaaaggaaaagcGGAAGAAGCACCATTCTAGTAAATTAAAGCGTAAAAAGCATTCTGATTCAGAAGACGACACTACtgaaaggagaaaaagaaaggcTGGTGACCGAGATTCCGACAGGAGGCATCACAAGTCTCTATCGGATTCAGAATATGATTCAAGTGAAGAAGAAAGCAAAAGAAGGAAGAGTCGTTTTGAAGacaaaaagtacaaagaaaagatgGAATTTGATTcaagtgaagaagaaagaagaaggaagagtcATTATGAAGACAAAAAATACAGAGAAAGGTCACCC ATGGCAAACATGATGACAAAAATTATAACAAGTCAGAAAGATATGCTTCGGAACGACAGTCCAATAGTGATGCCCCTGCTAAGAGAGTGAATAATGGGAGCCTTGCTGAACCAAGCTTAAATAGATCTGCTGCTACCTCACATGAACGTGAGTCTAACCATAGACGCAGATATGTAGCTCCTAAGCTTTCAGAAGAAGAGCGGGCTGCCAAGCTTAAGCAGATGCAATTGGCTGCTGAGTTGCATGAAGAGCAGAGGTGGAAACGTATAAAGAATGCCGAAGAGACTGATGCACGGGAAGCAACCCAAAACAAAAATTCAGGTGGAAGGAATTTCTTGGATGATGCTCAGAAAAGTGTATACGGTGCTGCCGAAGGAGGGAGTAAGTCAATAGCTGAAAGTGTTCGTCGTCGCACACATTATTCTCAAGGCAGGTCTGGCGGGGAAGGAAATGCATTTCGACGGTAA